AAGTTCTTTGATAATTCTGACTGACAATTTATGGCAACACTAAAATATCTCTTTTATAAACAAGGTAAAACCATCTGTTGCCATAATTTGTCATCTTTATTCATTAGCGTACTTTTTTAATGCATTCTTTGATTCCCACTTTGAAGATTTCAAAGAGTTTTTTCTGATCAAACCACTCAACTCTGTTGAAGCTGACTGGACATAGAGCTGTCGTTTCAACCAAAGCATCATCGCTAGAAATCCTACGGATCTGAATACTGAAGGCTAGCTGAACGATTCCGCAGACTTTTTTGGTTGTAATATCCCAGTCCATACAATGGACTCCCTGCGTGTAGATAGAAACCACCAAACGAAGGTCTCTTCTAGCTAGACGGGTTCTTAGCTCTCCAATGGAGTCGATTTCATCGAGTTGGGCCTGAAGGTCGGCAATATCTTCTTGAAAGGTCATAGTTTTCTCCTATATTCTTAGTTTAAAAGGGTTAGAGGCTTGCTACTTAAGCAAGCACTGAATGGATGTAAAAAAAGTAGAAAGGGTAAAGCTCTCCCCTCTCACAAAGAATGAAGGGGGCTTAGGGGAAGAATCCCGCTTAGAAAACTCCCCTGCTGCCTTAAAAGAGGCTCCTATTTCCAAAAGGTGGATAAGATCGACCTGGGGATCTTCTGGAGAGAGGTCTTCTAGCGCTCTTAGGAAAATCTGTGGAGCTCCTTCTGTAAGATTTCGACCTAAGGCTAAAAGAACGCTTTCGAAAAAAAGGGATTTTTTAGAGCTGGGTAGAGTCTCTAAGCAAGAAACAAACTGAAGTGTGAGAAGGTCTGCGATATCAGGACAAAAGGTCCAGCTGACGTTCCCAGTATCAATAAGATCTCTTTTAAGGATCGGAAACTCTTCTTGAATAAACCGAATAAATCCAGAAGAACCTAAAGAAAAGTGCTGAGTAACAGCGAATCTTGCTTTAGGGTCTCCATAGGTGATCTGATGCTTATGTGTATGTGCCTCACAACAATGCCCTAAAGCAGCAAAAAGAGCTGTTAAACAAGAGATTGCTATGAGTAGCTTACCAAAGATTGGCAAGCGGTAGCGAAGTTTTTGTATATTTGTGTATAATGGCATCGGTGTTCCTCCGTGTTAGGAATGCCCGGCCTCGGTATGAGGCCGTGCCGTCAGAGCTGCAACTCTGACGGCTTTTTTGTTTACAACCTTCTTTTTAAGCTAAAAAGTATATTTTAATCAACATTTTTGTAGAATTTTCCTTTGTACACGACAATTTTTCATGATAGTTCCCGACTTCCATAGGGAGAAGCTTCAGAAGCGGGCCTTAAAAACCTTAGGCAACTAAGGCTTTTGCCCAGTCTAAAGAAAATTTTCCCTAGACTGTCACAAATGTAGTCTAGCCCATATCTGAATATGCTTACAGCTAAACGGCCGTGTTTTTTGATCTTGATCGGTTCTTTTTCCTCGTGCCTCCATTCACCGGCCTTGTATGCCCAAGCAAAAGCAACTGTAAGAATAGCTATGAGTTTACTAATTTTTCATTATCAGTCATATGGGTATCTTCAAAGTTAAAGCCTCTTCCCTTCAAGCATCCAAATAGTGTTTCGATTTCCCATCTCTTAGCATACATCTCAATGGCATTTTCAGGATCTTTATTGGTAGCAACGATTAGCAACTCGTTCTTTGGGGTGCGTAGTCCAGCTAGGTACACCTGGTTTCCATAGACCTTTCTCAGTCCCTTTAAAGCTCTCTGTTGCTGAATAGCAAGTCCGTTAAAAAGCCCTTCAATATCCACTTTCAAGCCTCTAGAATTGGTGGTAACCGTATTGTTTTTAATCCGAATATAAAAAGGGGATGTTTCGTTGGTTTAGCCACTTGAACCACTTTGCTCCCACAAATTCTCTATCAGCTAAAAGCCCTAAAATTTTACCTTCTCCAAATAAATTGATAAATCTTGCGATGATGTCAATACGCTCTGCTGTTTCAGAGTTTCCCGCTTTGCCTAAAAGCGTCCAAAGTATCGGAATGGCTATTCCCTTATAGACAATCCCCAGCATCAAAATATTAATATGGCATTTGCCCCATTTCCAATTAGTCCTATCCATGGTAAGATATACTTTATCAAAGCCAAACAAACGGTAAACAAGCTTGGAGACAACGGCTACTTCGATTGTAAAGCCTTCGAAAAACCTTTGTAAGCGCCTGTACCTGGAACTCTGTTTTGCTTTACTAGCGATAAAGCAGGGTAGTTGTGC
The DNA window shown above is from Candidatus Neptunochlamydia vexilliferae and carries:
- a CDS encoding transposase; translated protein: MDIEGLFNGLAIQQQRALKGLRKVYGNQVYLAGLRTPKNELLIVATNKDPENAIEMYAKRWEIETLFGCLKGRGFNFEDTHMTDNEKLVNS